Proteins from a single region of Scleropages formosus chromosome 22, fSclFor1.1, whole genome shotgun sequence:
- the LOC114909343 gene encoding elastase-1-like, translating into MLKFLLLSALIAVVLAEQNVKPQYMKALQDKVVGGSEAQPHAWPWQVSLQYQYLYFWYYHFCGGSLVRRGWVMTAAQCVDTTKTWRVVLGDHNIYVSEGTEQAIAVSNFYVHPNWNPNSLANGYDIALLRLSFDATLNSYVQLASLPSFGQILPNNNPCYVTGWGYTQSGGQLSASLKQAYLPLVDYSTCSRSDWWGSTVKTTMVCAGGGSDSACQGDGGGPLNCQVNGRYYVHGVTSFVSSLGCNTLRKPTVFTRVSAYTTWMEGIMNQ; encoded by the exons ATGCTGAAGTTTCTACTGCTGAGTGCTCTCATAGCAGTGG TGCTTGCTGAGCAAAATGTAAAGCCCCAATACATGAAAGCATTGCAAGATAAGGTTGTGGGGGGTAGTGAAGCCCAACCCCATGCTTGGCCCTGGCAG GTCTCCCTTCAGTACCAGTATTTGTACTTTTGGTACTACCACTTCTGTGGAGGTTCTCTGGTCAGGAGAGGCTGGGTGATGACAGCTGCCCAATGTGTGGACAC AACAAAGACTTGGCGAGTGGTTCTTGGCGATCACAACATATATGTGAGTGAGGGCACAGAGCAGGCGATCGCTGTGAGCAATTTCTACGTACACCCCAACTGGAACCCCAACAGTCTCGCCAACGG GTATGATATCGCTCTGCTCCGTCTGTCCTTCGATGCCACCCTCAACTCCTACGTGCAGCTGGCTTCTCTGCCCTCATTCGGTCAGATCCTGCCCAACAACAACCCCTGCTACGTCACAGGCTGGGGCTACACCCAGA GTGGGGGTCAGCTATCTGCCTCTTTGAAGCAGGCGTACCTGCCTCTGGTGGACTACAGCACCTGCTCCAGGAGTGACTGGTGGGGCAGCACTGTTAAGACCACTATGGTCTGTGCAGGGGGCGGCAGTGACTCTGCCTGCCAG GGTGACGGCGGCGGTCCACTGAACTGTCAGGTCAATGGACGCTACTACGTCCATGGCGTGACCAGCTTTGTGTCCTCCCTCGGCTGCAACACACTGAGGAAACCCACCGTTTTCACCCGAGTCTCGGCGTACACCACCTGGATGGAAGGA attatgaatcagtaa